The Arachis hypogaea cultivar Tifrunner chromosome 19, arahy.Tifrunner.gnm2.J5K5, whole genome shotgun sequence genome has a window encoding:
- the LOC112779283 gene encoding probable methyltransferase PMT3, which translates to MSRGRADGSPKKRLIASICVVAIFLGFLYVFGGSIFGSQNGGSSTLDYGKSLKRLGSSYLGSDDDTDSKQDESSSNLGKGDVEDDIIPKSFPVCDDRHSELIPCLDRHLIYQMRMKLDLSVMEHYERHCPPAERRYNCLIPPPPGYKIPIKWPQSRDEVWKANIPHTHLAHEKSDQNWMVVKGEKINFPGGGTHFHYGADKYIASIANMLNFSNNNLNNEGRLRTVLDVGCGVASFGAYLLSSDIIAMSLAPNDVHQNQIQFALERGIPAYLGVLGTKRLPYPSRSFELAHCSRCRIDWLQRDGILLLELDRLLRPGGYFAYSSPEAYAQDEEDLRIWREMSDLVGRMCWRIAAKRNQTVIWQKPLTNDCYMEREPGTRPPLCQSDSDPDAVWGVNMEACITPYSDHDNRVKGSGLAPWPARLTSPPPRLADFGYSSDMFEKDTELWKRRVEKYWNLLNPKIKSNTLRNIMDMKAHMGSFGAALRDKNVWVMNVVPKDGLNTLKLVYDRGLIGTTHDWCEAFSTYPRTYDLLHAWTVFSDLEKKDCSQEDLLIEIDRILRPSGYIIIRDKQPVIDFVKKYLTALHWEAVATADSSSDSDQDSDEVVFIVQKKLWLTSESFRDTE; encoded by the exons ATGTCGAGGGGAAGAGCTGATGGATCACCGAAGAAGCGTTTAATTGCTTCCATTTGTGTTGTGGCAATCTTTCTTGGTTTCCTGTATGTCTTTGGTGGATCCATCTTTGGCTCTCAAAATGGTGGTTCATCCACTCTTGACTATGGAAAATCGTTGAAACGACTTGGGTCATCATATTTGGGTTCGGATGATGACACTGATAGCAAGCAAGATGAATCTTCATCGAATTTAGGGAAGGGAGATGTGGAAGATGATATAATACCCAAGAGTTTCCCT GTCTGTGATGATCGCCATTCTGAGTTGATTCCTTGCTTAGATAGACATCTTATCTATCAAATGAGGATGAAGCTGGATCTGTCTGTGATGGAACACTATGAAAGACATTGCCCTCCTGCTGAAAGGCGGTACAATTGCTTGATTCCCCCTCCACCTGGATACAAG ATCCCTATTAAGTGGCCACAAAGCAGAGATGAGGTGTGGAAAGCAAATATCCCACATACTCACCTTGCACATGAGAAGTCTGATCAGAATTGGATGGTTGTCAAAGGTGAAAAGATAAACTTTCCTGGAGGAGGAACTCATTTTCATTACGGTGCTGATAAGTACATTGCATCGATTGCTAAT ATGCTCAACTTTTCAAACAATAATCTAAACAACGAAGGAAGGTTGCGGACAGTGCTTGATGTTGGCTGTGGTGTTGCTAGTTTTGGAGCTTACCTCCTTTCATCTGATATCATTGCAATGTCCTTGGCACCAAATGATGTGCATCAAAATCAAATCCAGTTTGCCTTAGAAAGAGGAATTCCTGCATATTTGGGTGTCCTGGGAACCAAGAGACTCCCTTACCCAAGCAGATCTTTTGAACTTGCTCATTGTTCTCGTTGTCGAATTGATTGGCTTCAAAGAGATGGAATACTACTACTTGAACTAGATCGATTGTTGAGGCCAGGAGGTTATTTTGCATACTCATCTCCAGAAGCATATGCACAGGATGAAGAGGATCTAAGGATATGGAGAGAAATGAGTGACCTTGTGGGACGCATGTGTTGGAGAATAGCTGCAAAAAGGAACCAAACTGTCATTTGGCAGAAACCTTTGACAAACGATTGCTATATGGAAAGAGAGCCTGGTACCCGCCCCCCTCTTTGTCAGTCTGATAGTGACCCAGATGCTGTGTGGGGAGTAAATATGGAAGCTTGTATAACACCTTACAGTGATC ATGACAACAGAGTTAAAGGTAGTGGATTAGCTCCATGGCCTGCAAGATTGACTAGTCCTCCTCCTAGACTAGCTGACTTTGGCTATTCAAGTGATATGTTTGAAAAGGACACG GAACTTTGGAAAAGGAGAGTAGAGAAATACTGGAATCTCTTGAATCCTAAAATCAAATCAAACACACTGAGGAACATAATGGATATGAAAGCACACATGGGTTCATTTGGAGCTGCTCTTAGAGATAAGAATGTTTGGGTGATGAACGTTGTACCCAAAGATGGATTAAACACACTCAAGCTCGTCTATGATAGAGGCCTCATAGGCACTACCCATGATTG GTGTGAAGCATTTTCAACGTACCCTCGAACCTATGATTTACTCCATGCATGGACTGTCTTCTCCGACCTAGAAAAGAAAGATTGCAGCCAGGAGGATCTGTTGATTGAGATTGATCGTATCCTCAGACCATCCGGTTACATAATCATACGTGATAAACAACCGGTGATCGACTTTGTAAAGAAGTACCTAACCGCATTGCACTGGGAAGCAGTGGCAACTGCAGATTCCAGTTCCGACTCTGACCAGGACAGCGACGAGGTTGTTTTTATCGTCCAGAAGAAATTGTGGCTGACCAGCGAAAGCTTTAGGGATACAGAATAG